AATGCACGAACCGAACGATAGCTTCGTCCAGCCCAGTCGGCAACACCCTGCGCATTTACCCCCGAGGATTCAGGGCAATCGGTCCACCATCATCTTCCTGACCGTCTGCACCAAAGGGCGGCGGCCTTGTCTGGCAAATCCAGAACTGCATCAGTGCCTCGTGACTGCCTGGTCCGATGCGACGCACTGGCAGGTCGGCCGCTACGTGATCATGCCCGATCACATACATCTATTCTGTGCCCCCGGTCAGTTTTCGCCCACGCCCTTGGGCAGTTGGATACGGTTCTGGAAAACGGCGGTCAGCAAATCAATCAAGGCGTCCGCAGGAACCCTTTGGCAGGCTGATCACTGGGACACCCAACTCCGTCAGCATGAAAGCAACGACGCCAAATGGGAATATGTGCGGCAGAATCCCGTGCGGGCTGGATTGGCCAATCACCCTGATGAGTGGCCATTTCAGGGTGAACTTAATCTGCTACGCTGGCATGATTGAAGACGGCTGGTGCGGAGAC
This DNA window, taken from Oleiharenicola lentus, encodes the following:
- a CDS encoding REP-associated tyrosine transposase, with protein sequence MIDNGGSVSAPTASMHEPNDSFVQPSRQHPAHLPPRIQGNRSTIIFLTVCTKGRRPCLANPELHQCLVTAWSDATHWQVGRYVIMPDHIHLFCAPGQFSPTPLGSWIRFWKTAVSKSIKASAGTLWQADHWDTQLRQHESNDAKWEYVRQNPVRAGLANHPDEWPFQGELNLLRWHD